One window of the Salvelinus alpinus chromosome 13, SLU_Salpinus.1, whole genome shotgun sequence genome contains the following:
- the LOC139537073 gene encoding signal-induced proliferation-associated protein 1-like isoform X3 yields the protein MQSDDLFLRKFCRQRPRPPLATVNFDSKRDGGVRARVLAGEWPPRRDGEGEDGESLTTPNRVSLNLRSVGRGHIMQRSNSDVTLGDLDSSGKVGGKATRVVGEKAGAGAQGDSGVVLHREYGSLSSLERQTGLSGTQELSADDQGALSPNALRFKDPFLLLGLHATPPEPDGFFRALSAPTGETPKPAKPPKPEGLSKKAKPSPPQIPQPGPYDNLGGGAWVRNFAHYDVQSILFDLLEAASNRDSIGRKKNITSGASAASTMRPLTQATPSSPSQGGGSGGGAVEDPDQCLLDEGDGNDNELLLSCPHFRNEMGGEERAGLGHTQGRGCLWLSLRNPNDAVSVLEEPRESHVQQQGKSNYFIEHADLGAHYYRKYFYMKDHQNFFGIDDRLGPVAISFRREEKEGSSGAQYNYRIIFRTTELKTLRGSILEESVPSAARHTTPRGLSPKRLLEFIIPELNLHCLRLASTSPKVRDTLLKLDEQGLNFQRKVGVMYCRAGQSSEEDMYNNESSGPAFEEFLDLLGERVKLKGWEKYRAQLDTKTDSTGIQSLYTRYQDYEVMFHVSTMLPYTANNTQQLLRKRHIGNDIVTIVFQEPGALPFTPKAIRSHFQHVFIIIQVEKSCSDHTYYRVAVTRSKDIPLFGPLFPKGARFPRSPAFRDFLLAKAVNAENAAEKAEKFRSMATRTRQEYLKDLAENYVTTTPIDSSTKFPLLSLGGKRKDKLKGAKGAELHSAGALVWAVRATSGNEEENGGQKLPCLLGVSAESVVLIERYTRRVVFNCCCRDVIGWKALTDSRACLDIFYERGEAVSISVMDSQAEEIREMVQRLELVTRGCEAREVTPLRDGVGQPGFLMSEEGFVTDLQRFGYAESGGLQLGARVVRLCGHALVHLGPEERARLLRTAHKIHITVIPPDENGKPRRSFSELYQKAIQDAERKPGEGQSGEAWVLDEREEEEEEMEEEEREQGEGKEAETMEGPAEGGEAEDRPSEMGQGEEDKGDQGSLFSTPSLPILRATSLHDHPPNQTMEAISHSQLTRSYSLEYSRDICGGHVYDNVGVKMEHHIYDNPEELRDATPDLILAVRSKVPLDEEQFVGAELGEERTLASDPSLSSTRLSCLDRTERNSRALSLHNSITKILSENTDSSEEEWQSIADLATACRSILEALSQEDRKAGDGTQGADSLTDGKLKDMKDSDSPGHLEEKVSQLEDMLKRLQDDLQKEKEDKAVLQAEVQSLRQNNQRLQEESQSTVSRLIKVTELLCNVNKPC from the exons ATGCAGTCTGACGACCTCTTCCTCCGCAAGTTCTGCCGGCAAAGGCCGCGACCCCCTCTGGCAACGGTCAACTTTGACTCTAAGCGGGACGGTGGGGTACGGGCGAGGGTGCTGGCAGGGGAGTGGCCCCCGAGGAGGGACGGGGAGGGGGAAGATGGGGAGAGCCTTACTACCCCGAACCGTGTGAGTCTGAACCTGAGGTCAGTGGGCCGAGGACACATCATGCAGAGAAGCAACAGTGACGTGACGCTGGGTGACCTGGACTCTTCTGGTAAGGTGGGAGGGAAGGCCACACGGGTGGTGGGGGAGAAGGCAGGTGCCGGGGCTCAGGGGGACTCAGGGGTGGTACTGCACAGGGAGTATGGCAGCCTCTCCTcactggagagacagacaggtctgtcAGGAACACAGGAGCTCAGTGCAGACGACCAGGGAGCTCTGAGCCCCAACGCCCTCCGCTTCAAAGACCCCTTCCTGCTGCTGGGTCTGCATGCAACACCCCCAGAACCAGACGGCTTCTTCAGGGCTCTTTCCGCCCCCACAGGAGAAACCCCAAAACCAGCCAAGCCCCCCAAGCCTGAGGGGCTGAGCAAGAAGGCCAAGCCTTCACCCCCACAGATCCCCCAACCAGGTCCTTATGACAACCTGGGAGGCGGAGCCTGGGTCAGGAACTTTGCTCACTATGATGTTCAGAGCATTCTGTTTGACCTCTTGGAAGCAGCCAGCAATCGAGACAGCATCGGCCGCAAAAAGAACATCACCTCAGGGGCGTCGGCCGCCTCAACGATGCGCCCCCTCACCCAGGCCACACCCTCCTCCCCCTCgcagggtgggggtagtggtggtggggctgTGGAGGACCCTGACCAGTGTCTGCTGGACGAGGGAGATGGGAACGACAACGAGCTGCTGCTCAGCTGCCCCCACTTCCGTAACGAGATGGGGGGTGAGGAGCGGGCGGGCCTGGGGCATACGCAGGGAAGAGGGTGCCTGTGGCTGAGCCTGAGGAACCCCAACGATGCAGTGTCAGTACTGGAGGAACCCAGAGAGAGCCACGTCCAACAGCAGGGCAAGAGCAACTACTTCATAGAACACGCAGACCTGGGAGCCCACTACTACCGCAAATACTTCTACATGAAAG ATCATCAGAACTTCTTTGGTATAGATGACCGACTGGGTCCAGTGGCCATCAGCTTCcgtagagaggagaaggaggggtcCAGTGGAGCTCAGTATAACTACAGAATCATCTTCAGAACCACTGAG CTGAAGACTCTGCGAGGCTCCATCCTGGAGGAGTCCGTGCCGTCAGCGGCCCGCCACACCACCCCGCGCGGCCTGTCTCCTAAGAGGCTCCTGGAGTTTATCATCCCTGAGCTCAACCTCCACTGCCTGCGTCTGGCCTCCACCTCGCCCAAGGTCCGAGACACCCTGCTCAAGCTGGACGAACAGGGG ctgaacTTCCAGAGGAAGGTGGGGGTGATGTACTGCCGTGCAGGCCAGAGCTCTGAGGAGGACATGTACAACAACGAGAGCTCCGGGCCGGCTTTCGAGGAGTTCCTGGACCTGCTGGGGGAGCGAGTGAAGCTGAAAGGCTGGGAGAAGTACCGTGCTCAGCTGGACACCAAGA CGGACTCCACGGGGATCCAGTCCCTCTACACGCGCTACCAGGACTATGAGGTGATGTTCCATGTGTCCACCATGCTGCCCTACACGGCCAACAACACACAACAG TTGCTGAGGAAGAGGCACATTGGGAATGACATAGTGACCATAGTGTTCCAGGAGCCAGGGGCTTTGCCCTTCACTCCTAAGGCCATTCGCTCCCATTTCCAACATGTCTTCATCATCATCCAGGTGGAAAAGTCCTGCTCTGACCACACCTACTACAG ggtGGCGGTAACACGCTCCAAAGACATCCCGTTATTCGGGCCTCTGTTCCCTAAGGGTGCTCGATTCCCCCGTTCCCCTGCCTTCAGAGACTTCCTGCTGGCCAAGGCGGTGAACGCTGAGAACGCTGCCGAGAAGGCGGAGAAGTTCCGCTCCATGGCCACGCGTACACGACAGGAGTACCTGAAGGACCTGGCAGAGAACTACGTGACCACCACGCCAATCGACTCCTCCACCAAGTTCCCCCTGCTGTCCCTGGGGGGCAAACGCAAAGACAAACTGAAGGGGGCCAAAGGGGCAGAGCTGCACAGTGCTGGGGCGCTAGTCTGGGCTGTGAGGGCCACCAGTGGGAATGAGGAGGAGAACGGAGGACAAAAGCTGCCCTGTCTACTGGGGGTTTCAGCTGAATCAGTGGTGCTGATCGAGAGATACACACGGAGGGTGGTGTTCAACTGCTGCTGCCGCGACGTGATTGGCTGGAAGGCGTTGACAGACAGCAGGGCCTGCCTGGATATCTTCTATGAGAGGGGGGAGGCAGTGTCAATCAGTGTGATGGACAGCCAGGCAGAGGAGATACGGGAGATGGTGCAGAGACTAGAG CTGGTGACGCGGGGCTGCGAGGCGCGGGAGGTGACCCCGCTGCGTGATGGGGTGGGCCAGCCAGGCTTCCTGATGAGCGAGGAGGGCTTTGTGACGGACCTGCAGCGGTTTGGCTATGCGGAGAGTGGGGGTCTGCAGCTGGGGGCGCGGGTGGTGAGGCTGTGTGGTCACGCCCTGGTGCACCTGGGGCCGGAGGAGAGGGCCAGACTGCTCCGCACTGCCCACAAGATCCACATCACCGTCATCCCTCCAGACGAGAACGGCAAGCCCCGCAG GAGTTTCTCAGAGTTGTACCAGAAAGCCATCCAGGATGCAGAGCGTAAGCCTGGGGAGGGCCAGTCTGGAGAGGCTTGGGTACTGgacgagagggaggaggaggaggaggagatggaggaagaggagcgtgaacagggagagggaaaggaggcGGAGACTATGGAGGGACCAGCTGAGGGAGGAGAGGCTGAGGACAGGCCGTCAGAGATGGGACAGGGTGAGGAGGACAAGGGGGACCAGGGCTCCCTTTTCTCCACACCCAGCCTGCCTATTTTACGGGCCACCTCCCTGCATGACCACCCACCCAACCAGACCATGGAGGCGATCAGCCACTCCCAGCTAACACGCAGCTACTCCTTAGAGTACTCCCGGGACATATGTGGCGG GCATGTGTATGACAACGTGGGTGTGAAGATGGAACATCACATCTATGACAACCCAGAGGAGCTGAGAGATGCCACGCCTGACCTCATCCTGGCTGTTAGATCCAAGGTGCCACTGGATGAGGAACAG tttgtAGGGGCTGAGTTGGGTGAGGAGAGGACGTTAGCGAGTGACCCCTCCCTATCCTCCACCCGGTTGTCGTGtctggacagaacagagagaaacTCCCGAGCTCTGAGCCTACACAACTCCATCACCAAGA tCCTGTCCGAGAACACAGATTCCTCAGAGGAGGAGTGGCAGTCTATAGCTGATCTAGCCACCGCCTGTCGCAGCATCCTAGAGGCCTTGTCGCAGGAAG ATCGTAAAGCAGGAGATGGGACCCAAGGAGCAGACTCCCTGACAGATGGCAAGCTAAAGGACATGAAGGACAG TGACTCCCCGGGCCACCTGGAGGAGAAGGTTTCCCAGCTGGAGGACATGCTGAAGAGGCTGCAGGACGACCTGCAAAAG GAGAAGGAGGACAAGGCGGTGCTGCAGGCCGAGGTGCAGAGCCTCAGGCAGAATAACCAGCGGCTGCAGGAGGAATCCCAGAGCACCGTGTCCCGCCTCATCAAAGTCACCGAACTGCTGTGCAATGTCAACAAGCCCTGTTAG
- the LOC139537073 gene encoding signal-induced proliferation-associated protein 1-like isoform X1 yields MQSDDLFLRKFCRQRPRPPLATVNFDSKRDGGVRARVLAGEWPPRRDGEGEDGESLTTPNRVSLNLRSVGRGHIMQRSNSDVTLGDLDSSGKVGGKATRVVGEKAGAGAQGDSGVVLHREYGSLSSLERQTGLSGTQELSADDQGALSPNALRFKDPFLLLGLHATPPEPDGFFRALSAPTGETPKPAKPPKPEGLSKKAKPSPPQIPQPGPYDNLGGGAWVRNFAHYDVQSILFDLLEAASNRDSIGRKKNITSGASAASTMRPLTQATPSSPSQGGGSGGGAVEDPDQCLLDEGDGNDNELLLSCPHFRNEMGGEERAGLGHTQGRGCLWLSLRNPNDAVSVLEEPRESHVQQQGKSNYFIEHADLGAHYYRKYFYMKDHQNFFGIDDRLGPVAISFRREEKEGSSGAQYNYRIIFRTTELKTLRGSILEESVPSAARHTTPRGLSPKRLLEFIIPELNLHCLRLASTSPKVRDTLLKLDEQGLNFQRKVGVMYCRAGQSSEEDMYNNESSGPAFEEFLDLLGERVKLKGWEKYRAQLDTKTDSTGIQSLYTRYQDYEVMFHVSTMLPYTANNTQQLLRKRHIGNDIVTIVFQEPGALPFTPKAIRSHFQHVFIIIQVEKSCSDHTYYRVAVTRSKDIPLFGPLFPKGARFPRSPAFRDFLLAKAVNAENAAEKAEKFRSMATRTRQEYLKDLAENYVTTTPIDSSTKFPLLSLGGKRKDKLKGAKGAELHSAGALVWAVRATSGNEEENGGQKLPCLLGVSAESVVLIERYTRRVVFNCCCRDVIGWKALTDSRACLDIFYERGEAVSISVMDSQAEEIREMVQRLELVTRGCEAREVTPLRDGVGQPGFLMSEEGFVTDLQRFGYAESGGLQLGARVVRLCGHALVHLGPEERARLLRTAHKIHITVIPPDENGKPRRSFSELYQKAIQDAERKPGEGQSGEAWVLDEREEEEEEMEEEEREQGEGKEAETMEGPAEGGEAEDRPSEMGQGEEDKGDQGSLFSTPSLPILRATSLHDHPPNQTMEAISHSQLTRSYSLEYSRDICGGHVYDNVGVKMEHHIYDNPEELRDATPDLILAVRSKVPLDEEQFVGAELGEERTLASDPSLSSTRLSCLDRTERNSRALSLHNSITKILSENTDSSEEEWQSIADLATACRSILEALSQEDRKAGDGTQGADSLTDGKLKDMKDSDSPGHLEEKVSQLEDMLKRLQDDLQKSCPLNAVTPHPPPPIPIPSPLSPLHPSQPWWSDRRVLLCAAPWQEKEDKAVLQAEVQSLRQNNQRLQEESQSTVSRLIKVTELLCNVNKPC; encoded by the exons ATGCAGTCTGACGACCTCTTCCTCCGCAAGTTCTGCCGGCAAAGGCCGCGACCCCCTCTGGCAACGGTCAACTTTGACTCTAAGCGGGACGGTGGGGTACGGGCGAGGGTGCTGGCAGGGGAGTGGCCCCCGAGGAGGGACGGGGAGGGGGAAGATGGGGAGAGCCTTACTACCCCGAACCGTGTGAGTCTGAACCTGAGGTCAGTGGGCCGAGGACACATCATGCAGAGAAGCAACAGTGACGTGACGCTGGGTGACCTGGACTCTTCTGGTAAGGTGGGAGGGAAGGCCACACGGGTGGTGGGGGAGAAGGCAGGTGCCGGGGCTCAGGGGGACTCAGGGGTGGTACTGCACAGGGAGTATGGCAGCCTCTCCTcactggagagacagacaggtctgtcAGGAACACAGGAGCTCAGTGCAGACGACCAGGGAGCTCTGAGCCCCAACGCCCTCCGCTTCAAAGACCCCTTCCTGCTGCTGGGTCTGCATGCAACACCCCCAGAACCAGACGGCTTCTTCAGGGCTCTTTCCGCCCCCACAGGAGAAACCCCAAAACCAGCCAAGCCCCCCAAGCCTGAGGGGCTGAGCAAGAAGGCCAAGCCTTCACCCCCACAGATCCCCCAACCAGGTCCTTATGACAACCTGGGAGGCGGAGCCTGGGTCAGGAACTTTGCTCACTATGATGTTCAGAGCATTCTGTTTGACCTCTTGGAAGCAGCCAGCAATCGAGACAGCATCGGCCGCAAAAAGAACATCACCTCAGGGGCGTCGGCCGCCTCAACGATGCGCCCCCTCACCCAGGCCACACCCTCCTCCCCCTCgcagggtgggggtagtggtggtggggctgTGGAGGACCCTGACCAGTGTCTGCTGGACGAGGGAGATGGGAACGACAACGAGCTGCTGCTCAGCTGCCCCCACTTCCGTAACGAGATGGGGGGTGAGGAGCGGGCGGGCCTGGGGCATACGCAGGGAAGAGGGTGCCTGTGGCTGAGCCTGAGGAACCCCAACGATGCAGTGTCAGTACTGGAGGAACCCAGAGAGAGCCACGTCCAACAGCAGGGCAAGAGCAACTACTTCATAGAACACGCAGACCTGGGAGCCCACTACTACCGCAAATACTTCTACATGAAAG ATCATCAGAACTTCTTTGGTATAGATGACCGACTGGGTCCAGTGGCCATCAGCTTCcgtagagaggagaaggaggggtcCAGTGGAGCTCAGTATAACTACAGAATCATCTTCAGAACCACTGAG CTGAAGACTCTGCGAGGCTCCATCCTGGAGGAGTCCGTGCCGTCAGCGGCCCGCCACACCACCCCGCGCGGCCTGTCTCCTAAGAGGCTCCTGGAGTTTATCATCCCTGAGCTCAACCTCCACTGCCTGCGTCTGGCCTCCACCTCGCCCAAGGTCCGAGACACCCTGCTCAAGCTGGACGAACAGGGG ctgaacTTCCAGAGGAAGGTGGGGGTGATGTACTGCCGTGCAGGCCAGAGCTCTGAGGAGGACATGTACAACAACGAGAGCTCCGGGCCGGCTTTCGAGGAGTTCCTGGACCTGCTGGGGGAGCGAGTGAAGCTGAAAGGCTGGGAGAAGTACCGTGCTCAGCTGGACACCAAGA CGGACTCCACGGGGATCCAGTCCCTCTACACGCGCTACCAGGACTATGAGGTGATGTTCCATGTGTCCACCATGCTGCCCTACACGGCCAACAACACACAACAG TTGCTGAGGAAGAGGCACATTGGGAATGACATAGTGACCATAGTGTTCCAGGAGCCAGGGGCTTTGCCCTTCACTCCTAAGGCCATTCGCTCCCATTTCCAACATGTCTTCATCATCATCCAGGTGGAAAAGTCCTGCTCTGACCACACCTACTACAG ggtGGCGGTAACACGCTCCAAAGACATCCCGTTATTCGGGCCTCTGTTCCCTAAGGGTGCTCGATTCCCCCGTTCCCCTGCCTTCAGAGACTTCCTGCTGGCCAAGGCGGTGAACGCTGAGAACGCTGCCGAGAAGGCGGAGAAGTTCCGCTCCATGGCCACGCGTACACGACAGGAGTACCTGAAGGACCTGGCAGAGAACTACGTGACCACCACGCCAATCGACTCCTCCACCAAGTTCCCCCTGCTGTCCCTGGGGGGCAAACGCAAAGACAAACTGAAGGGGGCCAAAGGGGCAGAGCTGCACAGTGCTGGGGCGCTAGTCTGGGCTGTGAGGGCCACCAGTGGGAATGAGGAGGAGAACGGAGGACAAAAGCTGCCCTGTCTACTGGGGGTTTCAGCTGAATCAGTGGTGCTGATCGAGAGATACACACGGAGGGTGGTGTTCAACTGCTGCTGCCGCGACGTGATTGGCTGGAAGGCGTTGACAGACAGCAGGGCCTGCCTGGATATCTTCTATGAGAGGGGGGAGGCAGTGTCAATCAGTGTGATGGACAGCCAGGCAGAGGAGATACGGGAGATGGTGCAGAGACTAGAG CTGGTGACGCGGGGCTGCGAGGCGCGGGAGGTGACCCCGCTGCGTGATGGGGTGGGCCAGCCAGGCTTCCTGATGAGCGAGGAGGGCTTTGTGACGGACCTGCAGCGGTTTGGCTATGCGGAGAGTGGGGGTCTGCAGCTGGGGGCGCGGGTGGTGAGGCTGTGTGGTCACGCCCTGGTGCACCTGGGGCCGGAGGAGAGGGCCAGACTGCTCCGCACTGCCCACAAGATCCACATCACCGTCATCCCTCCAGACGAGAACGGCAAGCCCCGCAG GAGTTTCTCAGAGTTGTACCAGAAAGCCATCCAGGATGCAGAGCGTAAGCCTGGGGAGGGCCAGTCTGGAGAGGCTTGGGTACTGgacgagagggaggaggaggaggaggagatggaggaagaggagcgtgaacagggagagggaaaggaggcGGAGACTATGGAGGGACCAGCTGAGGGAGGAGAGGCTGAGGACAGGCCGTCAGAGATGGGACAGGGTGAGGAGGACAAGGGGGACCAGGGCTCCCTTTTCTCCACACCCAGCCTGCCTATTTTACGGGCCACCTCCCTGCATGACCACCCACCCAACCAGACCATGGAGGCGATCAGCCACTCCCAGCTAACACGCAGCTACTCCTTAGAGTACTCCCGGGACATATGTGGCGG GCATGTGTATGACAACGTGGGTGTGAAGATGGAACATCACATCTATGACAACCCAGAGGAGCTGAGAGATGCCACGCCTGACCTCATCCTGGCTGTTAGATCCAAGGTGCCACTGGATGAGGAACAG tttgtAGGGGCTGAGTTGGGTGAGGAGAGGACGTTAGCGAGTGACCCCTCCCTATCCTCCACCCGGTTGTCGTGtctggacagaacagagagaaacTCCCGAGCTCTGAGCCTACACAACTCCATCACCAAGA tCCTGTCCGAGAACACAGATTCCTCAGAGGAGGAGTGGCAGTCTATAGCTGATCTAGCCACCGCCTGTCGCAGCATCCTAGAGGCCTTGTCGCAGGAAG ATCGTAAAGCAGGAGATGGGACCCAAGGAGCAGACTCCCTGACAGATGGCAAGCTAAAGGACATGAAGGACAG TGACTCCCCGGGCCACCTGGAGGAGAAGGTTTCCCAGCTGGAGGACATGCTGAAGAGGCTGCAGGACGACCTGCAAAAG TCTTGTCCACTCAATGCAGTCACCCCTCACCCACCTCCACCCATACCCATACCCagccccctctcacccctccatccatcccagcCATGGTGGTCTGACAGACGGGTGTTGTTGTGTGCCGCTCCCTGGCAGGAGAAGGAGGACAAGGCGGTGCTGCAGGCCGAGGTGCAGAGCCTCAGGCAGAATAACCAGCGGCTGCAGGAGGAATCCCAGAGCACCGTGTCCCGCCTCATCAAAGTCACCGAACTGCTGTGCAATGTCAACAAGCCCTGTTAG